The DNA region TCGTAGCCCAGGCGCTACAAATGGGCTTGGGTGCGAGGCGGGCGCAGGTTTTCCACCGGAGCTGTATGAAGACATACTGCGAGGATGGAAAACCAAGCGGGAGCCAAGCAGACGAGCCCGTTTTGCAAGCCGTAGGAGAAAGCTTGTGAGAAATGGCCGCTAGACCAGGGGAAGAAATCGGGCCACCGACTCCCAGTCGATCTGGGCGAGCACCGAGTCGAGGTAGGCGGCGCGATCCCAACCGAAATCCAGGATAAAGGCATGGTCTTCCATATCGATGGCGAGAAGCGGAGCGGCTCCCCAAAAAGGGACCGTAACGCTCCCGTCGCCGAGCAGGTTGAGGAGCCGGCCGCTTGCTTGGTCAAGACAGGTCCAGGCCCAGGATTCGGAAGCCAATGCCGTCGTCCGGAGATCGCGCAAGAAGCTGTCGAAGGAGCCGAAGTCGCGGTCGATCCATTCGCGGAGCGTCCCTTGCGGAGCGCCGCCGGCCCCGCCGAGGATGCTGAAATAGAGCTCGTGGCTCTTCGCCGCCGAGAGGCAATAGGAGAGGTCGAGCTTCCGAGCCCGAAAGAGCGAACCGTCGATCTGGTTCTCCTTCGGAGAGTCGCCCTTTTCGAGCGCCGACAAGAGTTCCTTCGCCCTGCGGACTTGGATGGCGTACAGGCCGAGGTGCATCTGCAGGGTCTTCTCCGAGATGCCGCCGGTCTTGCCAAAAAGCTTCTGCCGGAATCGCTCGGTGCAGTCGCTGATGATGGATGCCATGGTTCTCTTTATGCACATCCGCATCCTTCCTTGGCAAGGACTTGGACCGCGAAACGGATGGAGGCTTGCGGTTGAAGAGTCGCGCAGGCGTTGTAATATGTCTAAGGGCGATGACCGACTCGGAATTGGAAGAACGGGCAAAGCGCGCGGCGGAAATTCTCAAAGCCCCGACCCAGTACAAGGTCTGTGAAGGTTGCGAATCGATCGTGCGGAGAAAGGCGGTCTTCTGTCCGAACTGTCATGGCTACCGCTTCGATCCCGATCCGGCCCGCGTGGCCGAACAGGCGCGGATACTCGGGGCGCGACCGGCGAACTCGATCTCCGAACAGGATTACAGCTAAACGGTCGATAGCCGAACCCTGGTCGGCTTCACCGGCGTGGTCGGAGGGCCTTCTCCGGAGCTAGGCCGGAGTAACCCTCGCATGGCCCGCGACCGGCCAACGGCTTCAGACCCCGTCCAAGCTGAAGATCACCGCCTCGGTGAAGGCGCCCGCGGTAATTCCGGGGAACTTCCAGTGTTGGAGCGCCCATTGCCGCGCGCTTCTATCGAGAACGGAGTGGCCCGAGCTCGAAACTACCTCCACCCAAGCGGGACGCCCCTCCTGCACGAAAACTTCCAAGGTCACCTTGCCCTGCCAACCGTGGCGCAGGGCCTCGAGCGGATAGGGCGGCTCGGAAAGGACCAACCCTCCGCCCAAGTTGGGGGCCTGACCTCGATGGGCGGGGGCGCGAAGCTGAGCCGGTTGCCGATGGGAGCGGGAAGCGACCGCCGGCTTCTTGGCGAGCTCCTGCGTCGGAGTCCGGAAAAGCTCCGGCTCCTGCGCCTTGTGCTCTTCGCGCGCAGGAGCGGCGGCGCTCGGAACCGGCGGAGCTTCCTCGACCAACTCGACGGATGCGGATCCCGAAGAATACTGCGGTCCGAGCGGAGCGACCGCCGGGACGGGGCTGCCGGGCACCCCCGGCAGCACCACGCAAGCCAAGCCCGCGTGAAAAAGGATGGCGAGGACGATCGCCAGCCCCATGCCCCAACCGGAGGTTCGCTCCTCCGGCGGCCGGAAGCCCGAGGTCTTCGTTGTTGTTGCCGACCCGC from Methylacidimicrobium sp. AP8 includes:
- a CDS encoding superoxide dismutase; the encoded protein is MASIISDCTERFRQKLFGKTGGISEKTLQMHLGLYAIQVRRAKELLSALEKGDSPKENQIDGSLFRARKLDLSYCLSAAKSHELYFSILGGAGGAPQGTLREWIDRDFGSFDSFLRDLRTTALASESWAWTCLDQASGRLLNLLGDGSVTVPFWGAAPLLAIDMEDHAFILDFGWDRAAYLDSVLAQIDWESVARFLPLV
- a CDS encoding energy transducer TonB codes for the protein MIATLIASSASGSATTTKTSGFRPPEERTSGWGMGLAIVLAILFHAGLACVVLPGVPGSPVPAVAPLGPQYSSGSASVELVEEAPPVPSAAAPAREEHKAQEPELFRTPTQELAKKPAVASRSHRQPAQLRAPAHRGQAPNLGGGLVLSEPPYPLEALRHGWQGKVTLEVFVQEGRPAWVEVVSSSGHSVLDRSARQWALQHWKFPGITAGAFTEAVIFSLDGV